From the Leishmania braziliensis MHOM/BR/75/M2904 contig, possible fusion of chromosomes 20 and 34 genome, the window TGTGCTTTCGgagtgtggggggggggggggggtagggggaGTCGAGGTACGGACCTGTGACTATAGCCACACATACGGGGGATGGGTAGCGTGCGtgtggagaggaagagggggtgagagTCGATGCCCCATGCAGCGACTCGCCTCTTAGTCGTGTATTGTAACTCGCACCcgtctttgtgtgtgcgtgtgctttttcgggtgagaaggagagaaaggcaggaaggaggaggtgatgtGGCaaccgtctctctctctcacctcctccgcttcgCCCACCGGTGGAAGGGGTATaggtggagagaggtgtgTGGGTACTCCTGTTCGCAAGCCTCAATGGCTGAATTGTAGGCCGAAAAAGAACAGCATGAGGGAGGACATATGAAAGGATAAAAGCCGCGGGAACAAAGAGCCGAGTCGGGTAGTGGACATACGGTGAGGAACAATTCGAAAACAACGAGAGCGCGTGcacgaggaaggagaggacgCTTGCGGCGTTTGCTCCCTACGTCTCTGAGATGTACTAAGGCTGGCCTGTATCGTTTTAGCGGAACACCTCTGAGCTTATAGTGCCTCGTCGTGAAGTATGGCCGCCATCGACAAAACGGCTTAAGCCTACGAGCAACAGTCACATAGGGACACCCTTTGGTCTGCTGTGTTGTGTGCTACGTTTTAGTAAAGCGGGTGACGTCCTCGATATGCATCCCTTCAAAAGCAGTGAAGGGGAGTCGGCAAGTAAGAGTTCTCCATCGTGTGATCATGGGACGCAGTGCAAGGTCGAGGCACGAGGATGGCAAGCACGCGACTACGGTCCGCGCCACCGCACTAGACACCCTCACGCTTGCCTTTTGCCCGGGTGTGCGTCACTTTCGTGCCTCTTGagcacggcgcagcacctgcgcaaTATCGCCATCTGGGATCTCGCTGAGATCGGTGTAAAAGTGACTCACATCCAGCAACCAGTCCACCTCCACTGCTGAGGCAGTTCGGATAAACGTGTCCGCGTCCCCCTGCACCTCTAGACGGTCAAACACGATCCAGGCGGGAAGTGCGCGGGacttctgcgccgccgccagcacggACTGGCGATGCAGCGTCACACTCAAAGCGTCCCGGACGGTACGGTAGATGCGTGTCGTTGGATCCGCCCCGCCTCTATGGCTACCGGATGGGACAGGGGTCAGACGGGCAACTTGGGTGAAGAATCcctccagcaccgccttgCGGAGCGCCACCGTGTCTACGTAGTCGCGCTCCGGGATGTAGGTGGACCGCACCGGTATCTTGAGCTGGCCCATCGACCACCGCAGCTGGTTGTACACTTGCACCGCCTGCTGTAGGGTTTGGTGCCGTAGGTAGTTCTCGTGGCAGAAGCGCTTGCCGTTTTGCTGGTTCTTTAAGTAGGCGTGAAAAACGCGAAAGAGCACAATGTGGTCACCGTCAGCGTCGTCAAAGCGCGCATGCGCTTCACGAGCCTCCTTCAACTTCGCTGGCGGACGGCTGAACGCGTTTCCAGCCTCCAgcatcgccgccaccaccgcggtgtcggcaccgcagccgtgCTTGGGCGCCATAAGCAGCATCCGTGCCAAACAGGCATCCACAGGGAGCGCTGCCATACGCCGACCAAAGTCCGTCAGCTCCAGCTCATCGTTCACAGCGCCGAAGTACAAGAGCTGGTAAAAGGCGTCACTCATGCCCTGGTCCGAAGGCGGGTCGATAAAGGGGAACTCGCACGGGTTAGCGACGCCAAgggtgagcagcagcagcacggtgTTCACAATGTTTGTGCGCAGTATCTCCGGGTGCGCTTGATCGGGAAAGCTGGCAAAGTCGACCAATGTGAAGAGACGGAAGCACTTGCCAGGCCGCGTACGGCCAGCGCGACCCTTGCGCTGCTCTGCGGAAGCCTTGCTGATAACCGCTGGCAGCAAATAGTCCACGCGCGCCTCGGAGTTGTACAAGCTCTGCTTCTGGTAGCCGCAGTCTACAACGTAGACAATGCCGTCGATCGTGACAGACGTCTCAGCGATGTTTGTGGCCACGACAACCTTGCGTGTGTTGGGAGGGTAGGTGGCAAACACCTTCTGCTGATCCTTGAGACTAAGAGAGCCGTAGAGAggcaacaccaccacctccgtcggccgcgccggcgccgccagGTCCTCAGCCAAGGTACTGAGAGGCGTCAAGTCTGCTCTTGCACCCTGCACCGGAGCGCCTTGCTCCTTAGAGGCGCCTGCAGAGCTCGAGCCCAGTGCCTGATGTAGTGCGGCAACAGCCCGCTCAATCTCCGCCTCGCCAGTCAAAAAGCAGAGAATATCCCCTGCCGGCTCGCGCTCATGCACCTGGCGCACGCAGGACACGGTTGCCTCCACGTAGTCGCGCACCGGCTCTGGCATGTAAAAGACGTCCACATTGTACATCCGCCCTGACACATGCACGAGCGGCGCACAAGGGAAGTAGGACTGAATCTTCGCCACGTCCAACGTGGCCGACATGACCACCAGCCGGAAAGAGGGCCGGCGTGTGAGGAGCTGCTTCAGCAAGCCGAGAACCACATCTGTGTCAATAGTCCGCTCGTGTGCCTCGTCTACCACCACGACACTGTAGTTCGTGAGGTCCGGGTCCGTGAACGCCTCGCGAAGCAGCATGCCATCCGTCATGTACAGCACGCGCGTGGCGTTGCACTTGCGCGAGTCGAAGCGGACGTGGTAGCCAACGTGTGCGCCGAGGTGCACGTCCATTTCTTCGGCCACACGAGTGGCAACGGAGATGGCCGCGATACGGCGTGGCTGCGTACATGCGACAACGCCGGTGCATGTGCCCTGCAGCTCCGCAAGAAAGTGAGGGACCTGCGTCGTCTTACCGCTGCCGGTCTCGCCTACAAGCAAGGTGACAGGGTGAGTGCGCACCGTCTCTTGTATAAGGTGGCGCTTCTCAAACACAGGCAGCCGCTGGCGCGCCATCAACAATTCTTTGTAGCGGGCTGAAAAGGGCTGCTGCGTGAAAGGGCTCACGGCTGAGCTAGAGGTGCAGGTAGCCACGTCCGGTCGCTTCTTAGCGAGTTGAGAAACCAGCATGTCGTCGAGCCCGACCTCGCTGTTCTCAGTGGCCTCGCTGCGTACGCGCTTGAGGGCCATGAGGTGTGCTGTGACCATCGGCAAGAAGAgtggggaaaaaaaggaacgCGAGAAGGTAGAGGGCTTGATGTCAGAGCATAGGAGTCATTCCATTAAAACATATATGACATGGCGActggcgtcgctgccatTCGCAGAGCCGTGTGCATGGGGTGGGATGGGGAGATGGGGAGTCATGATCCACAGATGAAACGAGCGTCAACTGCATTCGGTGAGCGAAGGGCATCATAGTGCCCCAAAAGACGAGATTATTGCTTCTTTTTTTACTGTATTTCACATTGCCCACCGCTGGGGTCGAGGTGGTGCGCTTGACAAGACGGGATGCCCTCTCCCGTTGGAAGGTacgagaggaagaagcgagagcgcgcgcgcgcaagaGGAGGTAAACACAACAAACCAAAGGGTAAAATGAATACCATAGGGGCACAACAAGAGACTTTTCCACAAAGCCAAAAGagaaaatatatatatatgaaAACGATGAGGAAGACACCAAATCAACTCTCGAGGTTCAAACGCGCTGAGACTGGCACGcatatagagagagagagagacgcaaaCAACAACGCCCTCGATGCTCCCATGACACGCGCGCGTCTGCAAGCGGAGGCGATGGTCTTccagaagggaagagggctgACAGGAATGGAAAACGACTACCAAGCAAAAGATGCCattgtcctcctcctccgccctcaTACGCAGCATACATGTCCACGGTGCATAAAAacgtgcgagagagagagtcctGTTGTGTGTTTCAAGTATTACGAGAATAATCACAAAGGGGGAGGCGCACTGATGCCAGGACGTGGAAGAAGATCATCATACGCTCAAGTCCTCCCTAAATCGTAAGAGGCAAGACACGAAGCCGCAAGTCATACTAGCCTGCCACTTCTACTGGTCTCTACCTTATTCTTCTTCGGTGGCGCACCTCTGGGCGACTACTTTCTTGCTCATGGATGCAATATAGGGTAAGAGAGtcgcctctctcgtctcGCTCATTtttgtggtgctgctgctgagatcactactgctgctgttgctgctgcatcatAGTCATCATATTCTGTATTGTGAGCTGCATCTGGTCATTCGGCACCGCCGTTGTTGTACCACTACTAGCCGGACCCGTCGAGGCACTACtagcctgctgctgctgctgctgcatggtCATCATCtgcatcagcagcgtcaTCATCTGCATCTGCGTGTCGGGGGTAGACGGGAGGCTGCTCAcggcaggtgcagctgcgatgGACGGTGATACTGCGAGTGCCGCGGCCGCTCGAGGTGGGCTATTGCCGCCAAGGTTCGCTACGGAGGCCGCGTTAGCATCAGACGCTGCAATGGCCTGCTTTTTTATGTAATTTCTCTGAAGAATAATGGCGTCGCGTTGCTCTCGCGGGTCGCTCATCGAGTGCTCCTTCAATGGCTGGAGCAAGCGCGGAAGGTCTGTTTCGATGGAGTCCTTAAGCAGCTTGATCCACCCCCGCTTTTCCAATTTTTCAACGTCAGGGAAGTCCCTGGAGTCCACCTTGGCCAGGAACGCGCGCACATCCTTGACGCTGGGGAAGTTGTTCGCACTGACGTGGTAGCGCGATGCCAGGTCCTGGATGATGGTCTCGTACTCTTCAAAGAAGCGCTCTTTTGCCTTGCCTTTGCCGAAAACAACCGGTAAGCGGGTGCGATAAGTAGCGCAGATAAGCACGAAGAGAAGCACGTCCTGGGCGCGTCGCATCACGGACGTGACGCGGCGGTCAAGCGACTGCAGCGGGACCGTGACGATCAGCTCGTACAACAagtcctccttttccttctcaaAAAGGGCGTAgtcggtgccgctgcggtaAGGCTTATCCCAGAAGCTGGACACGtacagccgcggcggctccGTTGAGCGGACCAAGTTTGACAAGCTCCAGTACAAGGAGCCGTACACTCGCATCAGCTCCTGCGGCCGCACTGAGTCAGCCTTGTTCATCACGATGCGTATCTTGCTctcgtggtggcggagagcCTTCCCGAAcacctgccgcagctctgcCCCGGCGTCTAGCTTTGTCGGGTCAAACAAGAAGAAGACGAGGTCACTCTTCTCAACAAACCATCGACACACCTCAATGTAGTCGTAGCGGCGGAAGTGGGCATCGCCGGCCGCTTCAAGGACGCCAGGGGTGTCGACAAACGAGACGGAGCGTAGTAGTGGGTGGGGTGCCAGCACGCCGGCGAAGAACTCCGCGAAAGCGTCGCCAAACTGCGAGAGACCACGGAAGGGCTGTCCGCTGTCTGCCATGAGCACACGGCCAGGGATCTGCTGAGATCGCTCGCCATACATGACGACAGTGAACTTGTCGGTGACAGGCTGTGGCCCTGTCAGGAGGTAATCGCCCTGCAGCAGGTAGTTGATGAAGGAGGACTTGCCCGCTGAGAAAGGGCCGAGAAATGTCACGAACGGCCGCTTCTGCTTGATCGACTCGGCGAACCACGTGGGGCGGAACACGTTGTAGTCGTAGCACTTCTCTACAGGTTCGATGTGGCTAGTGTAGAGATggcccagctgctgcagcgtcgacTCGATACGGCGATCCCACGCGTCCTTCTTCTTgagcccctcccccgtctctATCGTCCTATTAGAGGACAGACGACTCTGGCTCAGCATTTTTCGCACGTCTTTCGGATTCTACTGTAGTTCGCCTCACCGCTTACAAGTGAGCAGCGCAGTCggtgtgcaggtgtgcaACGAGAAAGCTGTGATAAGACGACAATGGGGTAGACTCGCTTCACACCTTCCGCCAAGAACACAAtcaagcacacacagaaaaaaaaaaaaaaacgaaaagagtGCAGAAGAAACGAGAAGGGGCTGAGAGTCCAACTAACCGAGGACGTTACATTCTGCGAGGCCGCTCCTTATGTATCCGTCGTGGGCTACTATCGTCCGTGCAGGAGTTTTTCTTTCGTGTTGCACAACGCGTCCATTCCACCGTAGTAAACAAGTCCAGCCCCGCGCCCACCCCTGGTCCCGGTACCGCCCCCATCGCGCAGAGCAGAACAGCCGCAGACACATGCGCTACAACACTACGGCCGACTCCGTCATTGGAGCTCACGGCCCTTTTCTCAAACTCTACCTCTCCCCCCATCTCGCAGGTCATCTCGCAGCTACTCCCATTacgccggtcgccacctgaTGGTGCAAAACCCTCTCCGTGGCTCAGACTAGCCACCTCAGTAGGCGCTGAAGGCTTGCTAAGATACCTTCAagtcacgctgacactcGGTTCACCACATGGCCGGTACAAGCGTGTTCACGGTCGCAGACTGCTCCGACGCCACACCATCCACGGACCTGAGCGCCGGCATCAATGGTGATATTCACTCTGacctcctctgcgcctcaAGTGCTTGACcttgtcaccaccagaagtggcttGGTATTGCCAGGGGATAGAGTGCTGCCTTGCTTCCCCCTCACATTGAGTGGGGGTGCTGGACCCCGCTCCCACGCTGAGGTGTTTCCTTAGCACCAGGGTGGtaaagagagcgagaacaAATGCATAAGAGACAACTGTACAATCAAACAAAAATAAAGCGGTACAGCAAAGGGGAGCGCGGCGGCATTGTAATGCGTGAGCCAAGgatgtacacacacacagagagagatacacacacacacacacacagccctTTGCTGATCTCTGCTCCTGCCCCATGGCGGCGACAAAACAAACGCGGGAAATTCAAGGCGAAGGAGTGTCAGTCAAtggggggagcggggga encodes:
- a CDS encoding ATP-dependent RNA helicase-like protein, whose protein sequence is MALKRVRSEATENSEVGLDDMLVSQLAKKRPDVATCTSSSAVSPFTQQPFSARYKELLMARQRLPVFEKRHLIQETVRTHPVTLLVGETGSGKTTQVPHFLAELQGTCTGVVACTQPRRIAAISVATRVAEEMDVHLGAHVGYHVRFDSRKCNATRVLYMTDGMLLREAFTDPDLTNYSVVVVDEAHERTIDTDVVLGLLKQLLTRRPSFRLVVMSATLDVAKIQSYFPCAPLVHVSGRMYNVDVFYMPEPVRDYVEATVSCVRQVHEREPAGDILCFLTGEAEIERAVAALHQALGSSSAGASKEQGAPVQGARADLTPLSTLAEDLAAPARPTEVVVLPLYGSLSLKDQQKVFATYPPNTRKVVVATNIAETSVTIDGIVYVVDCGYQKQSLYNSEARVDYLLPAVISKASAEQRKGRAGRTRPGKCFRLFTLVDFASFPDQAHPEILRTNIVNTVLLLLTLGVANPCEFPFIDPPSDQGMSDAFYQLLYFGAVNDELELTDFGRRMAALPVDACLARMLLMAPKHGCGADTAVVAAMLEAGNAFSRPPAKLKEAREAHARFDDADGDHIVLFRVFHAYLKNQQNGKRFCHENYLRHQTLQQAVQVYNQLRWSMGQLKIPVRSTYIPERDYVDTVALRKAVLEGFFTQVARLTPVPSGSHRGGADPTTRIYRTVRDALSVTLHRQSVLAAAQKSRALPAWIVFDRLEVQGDADTFIRTASAVEVDWLLDVSHFYTDLSEIPDGDIAQVLRRAQEARK